The Celeribacter marinus genome window below encodes:
- a CDS encoding GNAT family N-acetyltransferase, with protein MLIRDAVQSDLPAVAAIHVASWRMAYRELLSDDYLGQPVADDLNGKWVGMDIPAEDILLVATDDNAVTGFIYVKGGKQPAYINNLHVDPTRKRAGIGAALMKAAAQTLIARGHNSAYLTVITDNAAAVDFYRKLGGAFGPKQDELLYGEPVQTYPVHWDDLRELAD; from the coding sequence ATGTTGATCCGTGACGCCGTTCAATCCGACCTGCCCGCCGTTGCAGCTATCCATGTCGCCAGTTGGCGTATGGCCTATCGCGAGTTGCTGTCAGACGACTACCTTGGCCAACCCGTGGCGGACGATCTCAACGGCAAATGGGTCGGTATGGACATCCCCGCCGAGGACATTTTACTTGTGGCGACCGACGACAACGCGGTGACGGGCTTCATCTATGTCAAAGGCGGCAAGCAGCCCGCCTATATCAACAACTTGCACGTTGATCCCACCCGCAAACGCGCAGGGATCGGTGCCGCTTTGATGAAGGCCGCCGCACAAACCCTGATCGCACGCGGCCACAATAGCGCCTACTTGACCGTTATCACAGACAACGCCGCAGCCGTGGATTTCTACCGCAAACTGGGCGGCGCGTTCGGGCCAAAACAAGACGAATTGCTCTACGGCGAACCCGTCCAAACCTACCCTGTCCATTGGGATGATTTACGCGAGTTGGCTGATTAG
- the hemF gene encoding oxygen-dependent coproporphyrinogen oxidase, whose product MTQQPQPDMNDEKARASAWFRSLRDDIVAAFQNVEDTQSEGSFSHLPAGRFEVTETTRASDDGSDAGGGLMSVMRGGRVFEKVGVNVSTVYGVLGERAQMAMAARKGIDGMKDDPRFWAAGISLVAHMQNPHTPAVHMNTRMFWTPHAWWFGGGSDLNPCIEYADDTAAFHAVQKEHCDRHDASYYPRYKEWADEYFYVPHRGRARGVGGIFYDDHNTGDWENDFAFTQDVGRAFLPAFLAPTNKRRNTPWTDADKDQQLVHRGLYAEYNLVYDRGTKFGLETGHDANAVLMSLPPMAKWV is encoded by the coding sequence ATGACCCAACAGCCCCAACCTGATATGAACGATGAAAAAGCGCGTGCCTCCGCATGGTTCCGGTCCTTGCGCGATGACATCGTCGCCGCGTTCCAGAACGTCGAAGATACGCAATCAGAGGGGTCCTTCTCGCACCTGCCCGCAGGTCGCTTTGAGGTGACTGAAACCACGCGCGCCTCAGATGACGGCTCAGATGCAGGCGGTGGATTGATGTCTGTTATGCGTGGCGGGCGTGTATTCGAGAAAGTTGGGGTCAACGTGTCGACGGTTTACGGTGTGCTTGGGGAGCGCGCACAAATGGCGATGGCTGCCCGTAAGGGGATTGACGGCATGAAGGATGACCCACGGTTTTGGGCCGCAGGGATATCTCTAGTCGCACATATGCAAAACCCGCACACGCCAGCCGTCCATATGAACACGCGGATGTTTTGGACCCCACATGCGTGGTGGTTTGGTGGGGGTTCGGATTTGAATCCCTGCATTGAATATGCCGATGATACGGCGGCATTCCACGCAGTGCAAAAAGAGCACTGTGATCGTCACGATGCCAGCTACTACCCGCGCTACAAAGAGTGGGCGGATGAGTATTTTTACGTGCCGCACCGTGGCCGCGCGCGTGGTGTTGGCGGTATTTTCTACGACGACCACAACACGGGCGATTGGGAGAACGATTTTGCGTTTACGCAAGATGTCGGGCGCGCGTTTCTGCCCGCCTTCCTTGCGCCTACGAACAAGCGGCGCAATACGCCATGGACCGATGCCGACAAGGATCAACAGCTTGTGCACCGTGGCCTCTACGCCGAATACAACCTCGTTTATGACCGTGGAACAAAATTCGGACTAGAGACAGGCCATGATGCCAACGCGGTGCTCATGAGCTTGCCGCCTATGGCCAAGTGGGTCTAA
- a CDS encoding SDR family NAD(P)-dependent oxidoreductase, whose product MSFSIAGKTAIITGAANGVGLAIARHFEAQGANVMFADMDEEGLIAEVGEAAEREGAKVAYFAGDLRQKLTIANLLSATVDAFDGVDILVNASRQVAQSDPLSADDDNVEALLEQNLLTALRLTQQVAKWMIKCGEKEERTEGMLGSIVNLSSVAARRTQPEMLAFSISSAAVEQMTRSMAVALAPCRIRVNAVAFGSVLSASLSDVLSENPDYRDEILLGTPLARVAPASDVAETVQYLASEGSGFVTGQVLDVDGGRTLLDSVQAPTH is encoded by the coding sequence ATGAGCTTTTCGATTGCTGGTAAAACAGCCATCATTACCGGCGCTGCAAATGGTGTTGGTCTCGCGATCGCACGGCATTTCGAGGCCCAAGGCGCAAACGTCATGTTTGCCGACATGGACGAAGAGGGATTGATCGCCGAAGTTGGCGAAGCAGCCGAACGTGAGGGCGCAAAGGTTGCCTATTTTGCGGGCGATCTGCGTCAAAAACTAACGATTGCGAACCTCCTTTCGGCGACAGTGGATGCGTTTGACGGTGTCGACATTTTGGTGAACGCGTCACGGCAAGTGGCGCAAAGTGACCCTTTATCGGCAGATGATGATAACGTTGAGGCGCTGTTGGAACAAAACCTTTTGACGGCGCTGCGACTAACACAGCAAGTCGCAAAATGGATGATCAAGTGTGGTGAAAAAGAGGAGCGGACCGAGGGTATGCTCGGATCTATCGTCAATCTCTCATCGGTTGCTGCGCGCCGCACGCAACCTGAAATGCTCGCCTTTTCGATCTCAAGTGCCGCTGTGGAGCAAATGACGCGCTCTATGGCTGTTGCGCTCGCACCGTGCCGCATTCGCGTGAATGCTGTGGCATTTGGTTCTGTCCTGAGCGCCAGTTTGAGTGATGTTTTGTCCGAGAACCCTGACTACCGTGATGAAATTTTGCTTGGGACACCTTTGGCGCGTGTCGCGCCCGCGTCTGACGTGGCCGAAACGGTGCAGTATCTCGCCTCTGAAGGCTCGGGGTTTGTTACGGGGCAGGTGTTGGACGTAGATGGGGGTCGCACACTTTTGGATTCCGTTCAGGCCCCAACTCACTAG
- a CDS encoding class I SAM-dependent methyltransferase, protein MVYRPRIGADLSMFDPASVQIVQGFKPDHDAFCDAGFDVRVAPEGLFDVAIVAVPRSKLEARALIADAASRAQVVIVDGQKTDGIDSIARDLKKRGEAVRVVSKSHGKAIAFEGGDFSDWADVGPLASVDGFETRLGVFSADRIDKASELLIATLPQKLPSKIADLGAGWGYLSRHILARDGVKVLHVVEAEHAAFECAKVNVVDPRATFHWADATQFDAKVRFDAIVMNPPFHTTRAADPALGQAFIAAAARLLAPHGELWLVANRQLPYEAALSERFMHVEKIADTGGFKVLYAKRPLRTRA, encoded by the coding sequence GTGGTCTATAGACCCCGCATTGGCGCCGATCTGTCGATGTTTGACCCTGCGTCTGTGCAAATCGTTCAGGGGTTCAAACCCGATCATGATGCGTTTTGCGATGCAGGGTTCGATGTTCGGGTCGCGCCGGAGGGACTTTTTGATGTCGCAATCGTGGCTGTGCCGCGCTCCAAACTGGAGGCCCGCGCTCTTATTGCCGACGCCGCGAGCCGTGCGCAGGTGGTGATTGTTGATGGTCAAAAGACTGACGGTATAGATAGTATTGCACGCGATCTTAAAAAACGCGGTGAGGCTGTGCGTGTGGTTTCAAAATCCCATGGCAAAGCGATTGCATTTGAGGGTGGCGACTTTTCCGATTGGGCCGATGTCGGCCCGCTCGCGTCAGTGGACGGGTTCGAAACACGTTTGGGTGTTTTTTCTGCGGACCGGATCGACAAGGCGTCCGAGCTACTGATTGCCACACTGCCACAAAAACTACCGTCAAAAATCGCCGATCTAGGTGCGGGCTGGGGGTATCTTTCGCGTCATATTCTGGCACGGGATGGCGTAAAAGTGCTTCATGTGGTCGAGGCCGAACACGCTGCGTTTGAGTGTGCTAAAGTCAATGTTGTCGATCCGCGTGCCACGTTTCATTGGGCTGATGCTACACAGTTTGATGCTAAGGTGCGGTTTGACGCCATTGTTATGAACCCGCCGTTTCACACCACGCGGGCCGCTGATCCGGCGTTGGGACAAGCGTTTATCGCAGCTGCTGCGCGTCTTTTGGCGCCGCATGGCGAGTTATGGTTGGTCGCCAATCGGCAACTTCCCTACGAGGCGGCCTTGTCTGAGCGGTTTATGCATGTGGAAAAGATCGCGGATACGGGCGGCTTCAAAGTGCTTTACGCTAAGAGGCCTCTTCGCACACGTGCGTGA
- the clpS gene encoding ATP-dependent Clp protease adapter ClpS, translating to MSDDDDRFDDGGDTSLATKTKPKTKRPPLYKVMLLNDDYTPMEFVILVLERFFAIGHSQATEIMLTVHKKGLAVVGVFPHEIAETKVSQVMDFAQRHQHPLQCTMEKD from the coding sequence ATGTCCGACGATGACGACCGCTTCGATGATGGCGGCGATACCTCTCTTGCGACCAAAACCAAACCCAAGACAAAGCGCCCCCCACTCTACAAGGTGATGCTGCTCAATGACGACTATACCCCCATGGAGTTTGTCATCCTTGTGCTGGAGCGTTTCTTTGCAATTGGTCACTCACAAGCAACCGAGATCATGTTGACGGTCCATAAAAAGGGACTGGCAGTGGTCGGAGTGTTCCCGCACGAGATTGCGGAGACAAAAGTGAGTCAGGTTATGGACTTTGCCCAGCGGCATCAGCATCCGCTGCAATGCACGATGGAAAAGGATTAG
- a CDS encoding HAD family hydrolase: MSAKISTIAFDADDTLWENEQFFRITQERFCELLADYTHADHLAERLLAAERRNLGGYGFGIKGFVLSMIETAIEVTDERVPAKVIKELIEAGQDMLSHPIHLLEGVEETVRALAADHEIIMVTKGDLLDQERKLAQSGLGDLFDAVEIVSAKTPPVYADIFDRHGVTPERAVMVGNSMKSDVLPPIEVGAWGIYIPHSITWTIEHAEAPEGHPRYKHLEALADLPAFVGSISR; this comes from the coding sequence ATGAGCGCCAAAATTTCGACAATCGCCTTCGATGCGGACGACACGCTATGGGAAAATGAACAATTTTTTCGCATAACGCAGGAACGATTTTGCGAACTTCTGGCCGATTACACGCACGCCGATCATCTCGCTGAACGCTTGCTTGCGGCGGAGCGGCGCAACCTTGGTGGGTATGGATTTGGGATTAAGGGATTCGTCTTATCCATGATCGAGACAGCGATCGAAGTGACCGACGAGAGGGTGCCTGCCAAAGTGATCAAAGAATTGATCGAGGCAGGACAAGACATGCTATCGCATCCAATTCACCTGCTTGAGGGCGTCGAAGAGACCGTGCGCGCGCTCGCGGCGGATCATGAAATCATCATGGTGACCAAGGGCGATCTACTCGACCAAGAACGCAAACTTGCGCAATCAGGTTTAGGCGATTTATTTGATGCGGTTGAGATCGTATCCGCAAAAACACCACCTGTGTACGCGGATATATTCGACCGGCATGGCGTCACACCAGAGCGCGCCGTGATGGTGGGCAATTCGATGAAGTCGGATGTTCTGCCACCGATAGAGGTCGGCGCTTGGGGGATCTACATCCCGCATTCCATCACATGGACCATCGAACACGCCGAAGCTCCGGAAGGGCACCCCCGCTATAAACACCTCGAAGCCCTCGCGGATCTCCCCGCTTTTGTTGGGTCAATCTCACGGTGA
- a CDS encoding D-alanyl-D-alanine carboxypeptidase family protein, which translates to MLSNVQAWVLPRAVIGRIFPILLIALAMLVGISAKVMAAEYAALVMDARNGKILHSSNADTRLHPASLTKMMTLYIAFEAVENGEIGLDTLVTISKNAAAEPPSKLGLKSGQKIKLRYLIRAAAVKSANDAATAIGEAIEGSEAAFARRMNRTAKELGMSRTTFKNAHGLTASGHLSTARDMSVLGRHVFYDYPDYYNIFSRTTADAGVRTVSHTNSRFLNSYAGADGIKTGYTSAAGFNLVASAERGGERIITTVFGGRSTATRNARVTELMDLGFQRAPNRVAVVKPKRPPYLGKAAGSAVMVAGTQDAPSVASKIIRVTINVTQSPIPKPRPMRTLAPEDETMLLSMSNDIFNAVTQAQHDEQVLALAEAATSQATQVLEQVEKVAQLDAPLEPSPIKTAPAGLSDITPKPRPVSLQLTNVTPTAAVMPARALVAQSGPEIVTRISTSGSRHWGVNIGTYGSEYEARKVLLKTALTELDMLDGALRKVVKSKRGYQANFLGLTEDLAGMTCRRLAARGVDCDPIGPT; encoded by the coding sequence ATGTTGAGCAACGTGCAAGCGTGGGTACTCCCGCGTGCCGTGATCGGGCGTATTTTCCCAATTCTTTTAATCGCTCTCGCGATGCTAGTCGGCATCTCGGCCAAAGTTATGGCCGCTGAATATGCCGCATTGGTGATGGACGCACGCAACGGAAAAATCCTGCATTCGAGCAATGCCGACACGCGCCTACATCCGGCGTCCCTCACCAAAATGATGACGCTCTACATCGCGTTTGAAGCTGTTGAGAATGGTGAGATCGGCCTCGACACCCTTGTCACCATCTCCAAAAACGCCGCAGCAGAGCCGCCTTCTAAACTGGGGCTGAAGTCCGGCCAGAAAATAAAACTACGCTATCTCATCCGCGCCGCCGCCGTAAAATCCGCAAATGATGCCGCCACAGCAATTGGTGAAGCGATCGAAGGATCGGAAGCCGCATTCGCACGCCGCATGAACCGCACAGCCAAAGAACTCGGCATGTCGCGCACCACGTTCAAAAATGCCCACGGCCTCACGGCGAGCGGACACCTGTCCACAGCGCGCGATATGTCCGTCCTTGGACGCCACGTGTTCTACGACTACCCAGACTACTACAATATCTTTTCACGCACGACTGCCGATGCGGGCGTACGCACTGTGTCCCACACCAACAGCCGTTTTCTCAACAGCTATGCCGGCGCGGACGGAATCAAAACGGGGTACACATCTGCTGCCGGTTTTAACCTTGTCGCCTCGGCGGAACGCGGCGGCGAGCGCATCATTACGACCGTATTTGGCGGGCGCTCTACCGCGACACGCAATGCGCGCGTCACCGAGTTGATGGATTTAGGGTTCCAGCGCGCGCCCAACCGTGTCGCAGTTGTCAAACCCAAACGCCCCCCCTACTTGGGCAAAGCCGCTGGCAGCGCCGTTATGGTCGCAGGCACGCAAGACGCGCCGAGCGTGGCCTCCAAAATCATTCGCGTCACAATCAACGTCACGCAAAGCCCAATCCCCAAACCGCGCCCGATGCGCACCTTGGCACCCGAAGACGAAACCATGTTGTTGTCGATGTCGAATGACATTTTCAATGCCGTCACACAGGCGCAACACGATGAACAGGTTCTGGCCCTCGCCGAGGCCGCGACATCACAGGCCACGCAAGTGCTTGAACAAGTCGAAAAAGTCGCACAGCTAGACGCGCCCCTTGAGCCCTCTCCGATTAAAACTGCTCCCGCTGGCCTGTCCGACATAACCCCTAAGCCGCGCCCCGTCTCGCTTCAGCTGACCAACGTGACGCCCACCGCGGCGGTTATGCCGGCACGCGCGTTGGTGGCTCAGTCTGGCCCGGAAATCGTGACACGCATCTCTACCTCAGGATCGCGCCATTGGGGCGTCAACATCGGCACCTACGGCTCTGAATACGAGGCGCGCAAAGTCTTGCTCAAGACAGCATTGACAGAACTCGACATGCTCGATGGTGCCCTGCGCAAAGTCGTAAAATCAAAGCGCGGCTATCAGGCAAATTTCCTTGGCCTGACCGAAGACCTCGCGGGTATGACCTGTCGTCGCCTCGCAGCACGCGGCGTTGATTGCGATCCGATTGGCCCGACCTAA
- a CDS encoding ABC transporter ATP-binding protein, whose product MSLLEFTDLRVSFKQDGGLVEAVKGVSFRVEKGEVVALVGESGSGKSVTALSSVNLLSDNAVIGGSILYEGRELAGASENVLRKIRGNDVSFIFQEPMTSLNPLHTIEKQLAEILLVHQGVTGAKARERILYLLDRVGIHNAEERLGAYPHQLSGGQRQRVMIAMALANAPKLLIADEPTTALDVTIQAQILDLLMDIKRDEGMSMLFITHDLNIVRKFADRVCVMKDGEIVEAGKTAEIFDAPSHPYTKLLLEAEATGRPIPVPQNAKVVAETTDLRIWFPIQRGFLRRTAGYVKAVNAATFSVREGETVGVVGESGSGKTTLALAMMRLISSQGPVVVMGQDVQGWNNRALRGLRADMQIVFQDPYGSLSPRMTIAQIIAEGLGVHGLGDHASKEEAVIEIMHEVGLDPDTRHRYPHEFSGGQRQRVAIARAMILRPRLVVLDEPTSALDMTVQVQIVDLLRDLQVKHKLAYLFISHDLRVVRALSHKVMVMKRGGVVEAGEADAIFDAPQHPYTKALVAAAFDLTVEEGAGV is encoded by the coding sequence ATGAGCCTTCTTGAGTTCACAGATTTGCGTGTGTCGTTCAAACAGGACGGCGGTCTTGTCGAGGCGGTCAAAGGCGTGTCGTTCCGTGTTGAAAAGGGCGAGGTCGTTGCCTTGGTCGGCGAGAGTGGTTCGGGCAAATCCGTCACTGCATTGTCGTCGGTGAACCTGCTGTCCGACAACGCTGTCATCGGCGGATCGATCCTTTATGAGGGTCGGGAACTGGCCGGTGCCAGCGAAAACGTGCTGCGCAAAATTCGCGGCAATGATGTCAGCTTTATCTTCCAAGAGCCGATGACCTCGCTCAATCCGCTGCATACGATCGAGAAACAACTCGCCGAGATTCTGCTCGTCCATCAAGGTGTGACAGGCGCGAAGGCCCGCGAACGCATTTTGTACCTTCTGGACCGTGTGGGCATTCACAATGCCGAGGAACGTTTGGGCGCCTATCCACACCAATTGTCCGGCGGGCAACGTCAGCGCGTTATGATCGCAATGGCGCTAGCGAATGCGCCGAAACTGTTGATCGCGGATGAGCCGACCACGGCGTTGGACGTTACTATTCAGGCGCAAATCCTTGACCTGTTGATGGACATTAAACGCGATGAGGGCATGTCGATGTTGTTCATCACCCATGACCTCAACATCGTGCGCAAATTTGCTGATCGTGTTTGCGTGATGAAAGACGGTGAGATCGTGGAGGCGGGTAAAACGGCGGAGATATTCGATGCGCCTAGCCACCCTTATACCAAGCTGTTGTTGGAGGCCGAGGCAACGGGGCGTCCCATCCCTGTGCCCCAAAATGCCAAGGTTGTGGCCGAGACCACAGACCTGCGCATTTGGTTTCCTATACAGCGCGGATTTTTACGGCGCACAGCGGGCTATGTGAAGGCGGTGAATGCCGCGACATTTTCCGTGCGCGAGGGCGAGACGGTGGGTGTTGTTGGCGAATCCGGATCGGGCAAAACCACCTTGGCGCTCGCAATGATGCGGCTGATTTCCTCACAAGGCCCCGTGGTTGTGATGGGGCAAGACGTACAAGGGTGGAACAACCGTGCTCTGCGGGGTTTACGCGCTGATATGCAGATCGTGTTCCAAGATCCCTACGGGTCGCTGTCGCCACGCATGACCATTGCGCAAATTATTGCTGAGGGTTTGGGTGTGCACGGCTTGGGCGATCATGCGTCCAAAGAGGAAGCGGTGATCGAGATTATGCACGAGGTCGGCCTCGATCCTGACACGCGCCACCGCTACCCCCACGAGTTTTCGGGCGGGCAACGCCAACGGGTGGCGATTGCGCGTGCGATGATTTTGCGCCCGCGTTTGGTGGTTCTGGACGAGCCAACTTCGGCGCTTGATATGACGGTACAGGTGCAGATTGTGGATTTGTTGCGCGATCTTCAGGTCAAACACAAACTTGCCTACCTGTTTATCTCACACGACCTGCGGGTGGTACGTGCGCTTAGCCATAAAGTGATGGTGATGAAGCGTGGCGGTGTTGTGGAGGCAGGCGAAGCGGATGCGATTTTTGACGCGCCACAACACCCCTACACCAAGGCGCTTGTTGCCGCCGCGTTTGATCTTACAGTTGAAGAGGGCGCAGGCGTCTAA
- a CDS encoding ABC transporter permease, with protein sequence MRLSPLNQRRWRNFKANRRALWSLWIFSFLFVLSLFAEFLANDKPIIVNYRGSYYTPIFNFYPETAFGGDFATEAVYRYPEVECLIVSGGLVECFDDPDAIIADAEDGTVNGDVIEKGWLLWPPIRYSFNTQVEGPGAAPSPPTTQNWLGTDDTKRDVVARVIYGFRLSILFTLIVTVVASTIGIVAGAIQGFFGGRTDIVFQRVLEIWGSMPSLYVIIILFAILGRSFWLLVFVTILFGWPALVGVVRAEFLRARNFEYIRAARALGVGNWTIMFRHMLPNAMVATLTLLPFIVTGTIGTLASLDFLGFGLPSSYPSLGELTLQAKQNLQAPWLGFTAFFTYAIMLSLLVFVFEGVRDAFDPRKTFQ encoded by the coding sequence ATGCGCCTGTCCCCTCTCAATCAACGCCGGTGGCGCAATTTCAAGGCAAACCGCCGTGCGCTATGGTCGCTCTGGATTTTCTCGTTCCTGTTTGTGTTGTCGTTGTTTGCGGAATTTCTTGCCAACGACAAACCGATCATCGTGAATTATCGCGGCAGTTACTATACGCCGATTTTCAACTTTTACCCCGAAACCGCATTCGGCGGCGATTTCGCGACCGAGGCAGTCTACCGCTATCCCGAGGTGGAATGCCTGATCGTTTCGGGCGGGTTGGTTGAGTGTTTTGACGATCCAGACGCCATTATCGCGGATGCTGAAGACGGTACCGTAAATGGCGATGTGATCGAGAAAGGGTGGCTATTGTGGCCGCCGATCCGCTACTCGTTCAATACCCAAGTCGAAGGACCCGGGGCGGCCCCATCGCCGCCGACCACGCAAAACTGGCTCGGCACCGATGACACCAAACGCGATGTGGTCGCGCGGGTGATCTACGGGTTTCGCCTGTCGATCCTGTTCACGCTGATCGTGACCGTTGTCGCCTCGACCATCGGCATCGTCGCGGGCGCAATCCAAGGGTTCTTTGGCGGGCGCACCGACATTGTGTTTCAACGTGTGTTGGAAATCTGGGGCTCCATGCCCTCGCTCTATGTCATCATCATCCTGTTTGCCATATTGGGGCGAAGTTTCTGGCTCCTTGTCTTTGTGACCATCCTGTTCGGGTGGCCCGCCTTGGTTGGTGTTGTGCGGGCTGAGTTTTTGCGCGCGCGTAATTTCGAATACATCCGTGCGGCGCGGGCACTCGGCGTTGGCAACTGGACCATCATGTTCCGCCACATGTTGCCCAATGCGATGGTCGCCACGCTGACGCTATTGCCGTTCATTGTGACGGGGACCATCGGCACGCTTGCCTCGCTCGATTTTCTTGGCTTCGGGTTGCCATCGTCCTATCCGTCACTGGGGGAGTTAACGCTACAGGCCAAACAAAACCTGCAAGCGCCGTGGCTCGGGTTCACCGCGTTTTTCACCTACGCCATTATGTTGTCGCTCCTCGTCTTTGTTTTCGAGGGGGTGCGCGATGCCTTTGATCCGAGAAAGACCTTTCAATGA
- a CDS encoding microcin C ABC transporter permease YejB — protein sequence MGAYILRRLLLIIPTLLGIMIINFALTQFVPGGPVEQVLAEMRGEGDVFESISGGSGDVEVQLEAASAESDYIGARGLPPEFIADLERQFGLDKPPLERFLSMMWNYMQFDFGESYFRSQGVLELVWDKLPVSITLGLWATLISYMISIPLGIRKAVRDGSSFDTWTSAIIIVAYAIPGFLFAIMLLVLFAGGSYWQIFPLRGLTSSNFDELSDLGKVGDYLWHITLPVLASLISSFATLTLLTKNSFLDEIRKQYVVTAKAKGLTESRVLYGHVFRNAMLIVIAGFPGLFLSVFFGGSVIIETLFSLDGLGRMGFQAALQRDYPVIFGTLFFFGLIGLLINIVSDLMYVFVDPRIDFEKRES from the coding sequence ATGGGAGCCTATATCCTTCGGCGTTTGTTGCTGATCATTCCGACTTTGCTCGGAATTATGATTATCAATTTTGCCCTGACACAGTTTGTTCCCGGCGGGCCGGTGGAACAGGTGCTTGCCGAGATGCGTGGCGAGGGCGATGTGTTCGAGAGCATTTCGGGCGGCTCCGGCGATGTCGAGGTACAGCTTGAAGCCGCGAGTGCGGAGTCCGATTACATCGGCGCTCGGGGCCTTCCGCCCGAGTTCATTGCGGATTTAGAGCGCCAGTTCGGCCTTGATAAACCGCCGCTTGAGCGGTTCTTGTCGATGATGTGGAACTACATGCAATTCGATTTTGGCGAGAGCTATTTTAGAAGCCAAGGCGTGTTGGAACTGGTCTGGGACAAGTTGCCCGTGTCGATTACGCTCGGCCTTTGGGCTACGTTGATTTCCTACATGATCTCTATTCCTCTGGGCATCCGCAAGGCGGTGCGAGATGGGTCATCTTTCGACACATGGACGTCTGCGATCATCATCGTCGCCTATGCAATCCCCGGATTTTTGTTTGCAATTATGCTGCTCGTGCTATTTGCGGGCGGCTCGTATTGGCAGATTTTCCCGTTGCGCGGCCTTACATCCTCGAACTTTGATGAATTGAGCGACTTGGGCAAGGTGGGCGACTACCTATGGCACATCACATTGCCGGTTCTGGCCTCGCTCATTTCGTCCTTCGCCACGTTGACCCTGCTCACCAAAAACTCGTTTCTCGATGAAATTCGCAAACAATACGTGGTGACGGCCAAGGCCAAGGGCCTCACCGAAAGCCGTGTCCTTTACGGGCATGTGTTTCGCAATGCGATGTTGATCGTGATCGCGGGATTTCCGGGTCTGTTTTTGTCGGTGTTCTTTGGGGGCTCGGTGATTATCGAAACCCTGTTCTCGCTTGACGGTTTGGGGCGGATGGGGTTTCAGGCGGCCTTGCAACGCGACTATCCCGTGATCTTTGGCACGCTGTTTTTCTTTGGCCTGATCGGATTGTTGATCAATATCGTGTCCGACCTGATGTATGTCTTTGTCGATCCGCGTATCGACTTTGAAAAGCGGGAGAGCTGA